The Mycoplasma sp. 1654_15 genome contains a region encoding:
- the asnA gene encoding aspartate--ammonia ligase, translated as MYKSKLNIFETQKAIENIKILFPKFLSEALSLTRATAPLFVEPLTGLNDTLNGEAAVSFVPKGLDTKLEIVHSLAKWKRYALREYDFYVYKGLYTDMNAIRKEEILSPFHSYYVDQWDWEKIIKKEDRNLDYLKQTVKTIYDQIRKTEEELVKKYPQLKIKLPKELVFIDSQELEDLYPELSPSERETKFSKEKAKAFFVIRVGWKLKSGQVHSSRAIDYDDWNLNGDLIFYHETLDKAIEISSMGIRVDAKALLEQSKLTKLELEKKSKFHNDLVNENLPFSIGGGIGQSRLCMFLLEKAHIGEVQSSYWPKEILEKTKKENIILL; from the coding sequence ATGTATAAATCAAAATTAAATATTTTTGAAACACAAAAAGCAATTGAAAACATTAAAATATTATTTCCTAAATTTTTATCTGAGGCTTTATCTTTAACAAGAGCCACTGCACCTTTATTTGTAGAACCTCTAACAGGATTAAATGACACTTTAAATGGAGAAGCAGCTGTTTCATTTGTTCCTAAAGGTCTTGATACCAAATTAGAAATTGTTCATTCACTAGCTAAATGAAAAAGATATGCTTTAAGAGAGTACGATTTTTATGTTTATAAAGGTCTATACACTGATATGAATGCAATTAGAAAAGAAGAAATACTATCTCCTTTTCACTCATACTATGTAGACCAGTGAGACTGGGAAAAAATTATTAAAAAAGAAGACAGAAATTTAGATTACTTAAAACAAACTGTAAAAACTATTTATGATCAAATAAGAAAAACAGAAGAAGAATTAGTAAAAAAATACCCACAACTTAAAATCAAATTACCAAAAGAGCTTGTTTTTATAGACTCACAAGAACTAGAAGATTTATATCCTGAACTTAGTCCATCAGAAAGAGAAACCAAATTTTCAAAAGAAAAAGCTAAAGCTTTTTTTGTTATAAGAGTAGGTTGAAAATTAAAATCTGGACAAGTACATTCATCTAGAGCTATCGACTATGACGATTGAAATTTAAATGGAGATTTAATTTTTTATCACGAAACTTTAGATAAGGCTATCGAAATTTCTTCAATGGGTATAAGAGTAGATGCAAAAGCCTTATTAGAACAAAGTAAATTAACTAAACTAGAATTAGAAAAGAAATCAAAATTTCATAATGATCTAGTAAATGAAAACCTACCATTTTCTATTGGTGGTGGTATAGGTCAAAGTAGATTATGTATGTTTTTATTAGAAAAAGCACACATTGGAGAAGTTCAATCTAGCTACTGACCTAAAGAAATTCTTGAAAAAACCAAAAAGGAAAACATAATTTTATTGTAA
- the rpsI gene encoding 30S ribosomal protein S9: protein MADKKITYRGLGRRKSSVARVIITPGTGEFKVNKRSAKEYLKLDLLIQEALQPLEITKTTNQWDINVNASGGGLSGQAGAIRLGIARALLEASADYRPDLKSKGMLTRDARAKERKKFGLRAARRSRQFSKR, encoded by the coding sequence ATGGCAGATAAAAAAATTACTTATCGTGGATTAGGAAGAAGAAAATCTTCAGTTGCAAGAGTCATAATTACTCCAGGAACAGGTGAATTTAAAGTTAATAAACGTTCAGCAAAAGAATATTTAAAATTAGACCTTTTAATTCAAGAGGCATTACAACCATTAGAGATAACAAAAACAACCAATCAATGAGATATTAATGTAAATGCTTCAGGTGGTGGTTTATCAGGGCAAGCAGGAGCTATAAGATTAGGAATTGCTAGAGCATTATTAGAAGCATCTGCAGATTACCGTCCTGATTTAAAATCAAAAGGTATGTTAACTCGTGATGCACGAGCAAAAGAAAGAAAGAAATTCGGACTCAGAGCTGCACGTCGTTCAAGACAATTTTCAAAACGTTAA
- the rplM gene encoding 50S ribosomal protein L13, protein MRQTTLVKHKEVTKKWYVIDAAGQVLGRLATLAASHLRGKTSPNFTPNVDMGDNIIIINADKIVLTAKKEEQKIYYSHSGYPGGLKTINAKNLRAKKPIALIEKAVWGMLPHTKLGDKQRKNLFVYAGPEHKHEAQKPEILKVGK, encoded by the coding sequence ATGAGACAAACCACACTAGTAAAACATAAAGAAGTTACTAAAAAGTGATATGTTATTGACGCTGCTGGACAAGTACTTGGTAGGTTAGCAACATTAGCAGCTTCTCACTTAAGAGGTAAAACTAGCCCTAATTTCACACCAAATGTGGATATGGGAGACAATATCATTATTATAAATGCTGATAAAATAGTTTTAACAGCTAAAAAAGAAGAGCAAAAAATCTATTATTCACACTCAGGATATCCTGGTGGATTAAAAACAATAAATGCTAAAAATTTAAGAGCTAAAAAACCAATTGCTTTAATAGAAAAAGCAGTTTGAGGAATGTTACCTCACACCAAATTGGGAGATAAACAAAGAAAAAATTTATTTGTTTATGCAGGTCCAGAACATAAACATGAAGCACAAAAACCAGAAATTTTAAAGGTAGGTAAATAG
- a CDS encoding ABC transporter ATP-binding protein: protein MNSTDFLIKIENLKFQYDKKQVSLDIENLVFQKNKIITLLGPSGSGKTTFLNLLIGFLKPKEGKILINEDPEFSNFGFIMQDNNLYEEISVFKNVYLSAKNSSRWKSETRFNFWSEVKNKFFASNLKQKQVQNLDNDFENYKKKCIHIEKHQVLYSKLLYLHILSKLLVLSFKNKSLFLFLLKNNYLYKFFKKSFLPIAKKLQIEEIINKKASNISGGQKQRVAFAKAIIKNTKLIFMDEPFAALDAKIKESTINWLEKIKNEFDLSIILVTHDQTDALKISDQITVMNQGKIMQFGSAEELYNNPTNLFVAKFLGFPEINYLKTENDIDFYVRSNKILVSSQEKEGYLPFKIQSKKLVGESILYKLISINSTKATNLEFLQTINFEVNSIVYLKIKDEDILKFDALGQRVR, encoded by the coding sequence ATGAACTCAACAGATTTTTTAATTAAGATTGAAAATTTAAAATTTCAGTATGACAAGAAACAAGTTTCATTAGACATTGAAAATTTAGTGTTTCAAAAAAATAAAATAATTACTTTATTAGGTCCTTCAGGTTCGGGAAAAACAACTTTTTTGAACTTACTAATAGGATTTTTGAAGCCAAAAGAAGGAAAAATTCTTATAAATGAAGACCCAGAATTTTCTAATTTTGGTTTTATTATGCAAGATAATAACCTTTATGAAGAAATAAGTGTCTTTAAAAATGTTTACTTAAGTGCAAAAAATTCTTCAAGATGAAAGTCAGAAACACGATTTAATTTTTGAAGCGAAGTAAAAAATAAGTTTTTTGCTTCAAATTTGAAGCAAAAACAAGTTCAAAATTTAGATAATGATTTTGAAAATTACAAGAAAAAATGTATTCATATAGAAAAACACCAAGTTTTATATAGTAAGTTATTATATTTACATATTCTTTCTAAATTACTTGTTTTATCCTTTAAAAATAAAAGTTTATTTCTGTTTTTACTCAAAAATAATTATTTGTATAAATTCTTTAAAAAGTCTTTTTTACCTATAGCAAAAAAACTTCAAATTGAAGAAATAATTAATAAAAAAGCAAGTAATATCAGTGGTGGGCAAAAACAAAGAGTTGCATTTGCTAAAGCTATAATTAAAAATACAAAATTAATTTTTATGGATGAACCTTTTGCTGCGTTAGATGCTAAAATCAAGGAATCTACAATTAATTGACTTGAAAAAATTAAAAATGAATTTGATTTATCAATAATTTTAGTAACACATGATCAAACTGACGCTTTAAAAATTAGTGATCAAATTACTGTTATGAATCAAGGAAAAATTATGCAATTTGGCAGTGCTGAAGAACTATATAATAATCCTACAAACCTGTTTGTTGCAAAATTTTTAGGCTTTCCAGAAATTAATTATTTAAAGACTGAAAATGATATTGATTTTTATGTCAGATCTAACAAAATTTTAGTATCTAGCCAAGAAAAAGAAGGATATTTACCTTTTAAAATACAATCTAAAAAGCTTGTTGGAGAATCTATACTATATAAATTAATAAGTATAAATAGTACAAAAGCAACTAACTTAGAATTTTTACAAACCATTAATTTTGAAGTGAATTCTATTGTTTATTTAAAAATAAAAGATGAAGATATTTTAAAGTTTGATGCTTTAGGTCAGAGGGTAAGATAA
- a CDS encoding carbohydrate ABC transporter permease yields MNKKSKYFAKLSSFSEETFKKISSGIKKNWKGFTLIAPLLIFLIVFSVYPLFNAFFYSLKDFEKHSRIKWHIGIGSYHSLMADNRFHDSIKNSTILFFIASPIAIILGFAIALVISSLMSKLSRNIFITALYSQFFISAFAISVAFVLLFGDRNVLSVLLKWNYDFVSGNKRTPLIILLCLFQLWRAIPFNAVLFCFAINKINLKYSKNIKIDSLSMVDKVKNLYFPEMKITIFNIAYTNFIFAALLYPQVLIGSKDLSNYHGDTLASYIISKITVSANPSLAMAASFFSFVYLCFLLLSVFLMRWKFIKLYIKWISKGWKFILHLLKGGKNETIS; encoded by the coding sequence ATGAATAAAAAAAGTAAATATTTTGCTAAATTGTCTTCATTTTCTGAAGAAACTTTTAAAAAAATCTCTTCTGGTATTAAGAAAAATTGGAAGGGTTTTACACTTATTGCCCCGTTGTTAATTTTTTTAATTGTTTTTTCTGTTTATCCTTTATTTAATGCGTTTTTTTATTCCTTGAAAGACTTTGAAAAACATAGTAGAATAAAATGACATATCGGAATTGGTAGCTATCATAGTTTGATGGCAGATAATAGATTTCACGATAGTATTAAAAATTCAACTATATTATTTTTTATTGCTTCTCCTATTGCTATTATTTTAGGTTTTGCGATTGCTTTAGTTATATCCTCGCTAATGTCAAAACTTTCGAGAAACATTTTTATAACTGCACTTTATTCACAATTTTTTATTTCTGCATTTGCTATCAGTGTAGCTTTTGTTCTTTTATTTGGAGACAGAAATGTTTTAAGTGTGTTACTAAAGTGAAATTATGACTTTGTAAGCGGTAATAAAAGAACACCTTTAATAATTTTGTTATGTTTATTTCAGCTTTGAAGAGCTATCCCATTTAATGCAGTACTATTTTGTTTTGCAATTAATAAAATTAACCTTAAATATAGTAAAAATATAAAAATTGATTCTTTGAGTATGGTTGATAAGGTTAAAAACTTGTATTTTCCAGAAATGAAAATTACTATTTTTAACATAGCTTATACTAACTTTATTTTTGCTGCTTTACTATATCCTCAAGTTTTAATAGGAAGTAAAGATTTATCTAATTATCACGGAGACACACTCGCTTCTTATATTATTTCCAAAATTACTGTAAGTGCTAATCCTTCTTTAGCTATGGCTGCTTCATTTTTCTCTTTTGTTTACTTGTGTTTTCTTCTTTTATCTGTCTTTTTAATGCGTTGAAAATTTATAAAGTTATATATTAAATGAATTTCTAAAGGTTGAAAATTCATTTTGCATTTATTAAAAGGAGGAAAAAATGAAACTATTAGCTAA
- a CDS encoding ABC transporter permease subunit: protein MKLLANKNLYIGYKLIFELLKYSLITFVIILVLFPIYFLIVQASLSNSETLSTNVYLTPKDSLWTNIKEVLDDLFLNGFKNSMLSVLLINFLRLSLYTLASFGLMKLSKLSKKIFYLFFIFVSLTPEISLYMGYKILLYKSNILNNSVIFPLIINQIFSFFLFMYLYKILSSVPENKIKLMKIDNLNLLQRFFYVYLKYLKMPYFLIIIFSSIQAWNDYLWPTFILNASKEQTISTWFTFAGSKDQSANFYNLKAAASLVAVIIPLLTYLICSPFVNKQISKGF from the coding sequence ATGAAACTATTAGCTAATAAAAACTTGTATATTGGTTATAAACTAATATTTGAACTTTTGAAATACTCTTTAATTACTTTTGTTATTATTTTAGTTCTTTTTCCTATTTATTTTTTAATAGTACAAGCTTCTTTAAGTAATAGTGAAACGTTGTCTACAAATGTTTATTTAACTCCAAAAGATAGTTTGTGGACTAATATAAAAGAAGTGCTTGATGATTTATTTTTAAATGGTTTTAAGAATTCAATGTTAAGTGTTTTGCTAATAAATTTTTTAAGACTTTCATTGTATACTTTAGCATCATTTGGGCTCATGAAACTCAGTAAATTAAGTAAAAAAATATTTTATTTATTCTTCATTTTTGTTTCTCTTACACCAGAAATTTCACTATATATGGGATATAAAATCTTATTATACAAAAGTAATATATTGAATAATTCCGTAATTTTTCCTTTAATTATTAATCAAATTTTTTCATTTTTCTTATTTATGTATTTATATAAAATATTGTCTTCAGTACCTGAAAATAAAATTAAATTAATGAAGATTGATAACTTAAACTTACTTCAAAGATTTTTTTATGTTTACTTAAAATATTTAAAAATGCCATATTTTTTAATCATTATCTTTTCTTCAATACAAGCTTGAAATGATTATTTATGACCTACTTTTATACTAAATGCCTCAAAAGAACAAACCATTTCTACTTGATTTACTTTTGCAGGAAGTAAAGATCAATCTGCTAATTTTTACAACCTAAAAGCCGCGGCATCATTGGTTGCTGTAATTATTCCTTTACTAACTTATTTAATTTGTTCTCCATTTGTTAACAAGCAAATTTCTAAAGGTTTTTAA
- the rsmA gene encoding 16S rRNA (adenine(1518)-N(6)/adenine(1519)-N(6))-dimethyltransferase RsmA yields MNNIKAKKKYGQNFLKDNFIIQKIIELANPENQDILEIGPGLGAITIPLLEKAKSLLAYEIDAELIEILKNKITSSKLEIKNEDFLKADLNFNESKILVANLPYYITSDILFKIFENLSMFSKMVIMVQEEVADRIVAKEKTSNFSKLSLACQLVAEVKKELKILPSSFVPQPKVNSALVTFEFKKNLDQQNIQEFFSFTKKCFSMKRKTFYNNLSTFINEEKIKKIFNHFSLNHKIRPQEISLENYKQIFEFFKNL; encoded by the coding sequence ATGAATAATATAAAAGCCAAAAAGAAGTATGGACAAAATTTTTTAAAAGATAATTTTATAATTCAAAAAATTATTGAACTAGCAAATCCAGAAAATCAAGATATACTAGAAATTGGTCCAGGTTTGGGAGCTATTACAATTCCTTTGTTAGAAAAAGCTAAGTCTTTATTGGCTTATGAAATAGATGCAGAATTAATTGAAATTTTAAAAAACAAAATTACAAGTTCAAAATTAGAAATCAAAAACGAAGACTTTTTAAAAGCAGATTTAAATTTTAATGAGTCAAAAATTCTAGTTGCTAATTTACCTTATTACATTACAAGTGACATTTTGTTTAAAATTTTTGAGAATCTTTCTATGTTTTCGAAAATGGTAATTATGGTACAAGAAGAAGTAGCAGATAGAATTGTTGCAAAAGAAAAAACAAGTAATTTTTCCAAGTTATCTCTTGCTTGTCAGTTAGTTGCAGAAGTAAAAAAAGAACTAAAAATCCTACCATCTAGTTTTGTGCCACAACCCAAAGTTAATTCTGCTTTGGTAACTTTTGAATTTAAAAAAAATCTTGATCAACAAAATATTCAAGAATTTTTTAGTTTTACAAAAAAATGTTTTTCTATGAAAAGAAAAACATTTTATAATAATCTATCTACCTTCATAAATGAAGAAAAAATTAAAAAAATATTTAATCATTTTTCTTTAAATCATAAAATTAGACCACAAGAAATTAGTCTTGAAAATTACAAACAAATATTTGAATTTTTTAAAAACCTTTAG
- a CDS encoding TatD family hydrolase yields the protein MNWQFVKPTPKYSSKYEISFKNEANLFPSISKLTKDSFKIYESNDKLFWEFLLVDEDNEFKEVGAYLNIVKEEKQAFFTINIKINSLLNEEKWSILIFEYIHCFFQEVLKFEQKLINLKLDSKFFNLIKNDFNFQEVTKQNEKYLVLLDTKISYSFSDVHTHPFLEYYSEPKQEIEENIKNNLKTLFLIGTSWKDNEEIVSYLDKQKNLFALIGIHPNNVQKEDNYEQLEELLLKNSNVVGIGEVGLDLYYEESPSLDLQIQSLIKQIEIAKKYEKTVMLHIRENANEKDFFLFKQIKKIITNYLDVNFIFHNFSGNLEIYNEFNKFSNVFFSFSGVITYKNNKEARKILEIMDLDKLLLETDAPYLSPEPTRSLWPNHSYCIKPSYNLISRIRQISLLTLTSQINKNIERIFKVKLYE from the coding sequence AAAAATGAAGCTAATTTATTTCCTTCAATTTCAAAATTAACAAAAGATAGTTTTAAAATTTATGAATCTAATGACAAATTATTTTGAGAATTTTTATTAGTTGATGAAGATAATGAATTTAAAGAAGTAGGAGCTTATTTAAATATAGTTAAAGAAGAAAAACAAGCTTTTTTTACTATAAATATAAAAATTAATTCTTTACTAAATGAAGAAAAATGAAGCATTTTAATTTTTGAATATATCCATTGCTTTTTTCAAGAAGTTTTAAAGTTCGAACAAAAATTAATTAATTTAAAACTAGATTCAAAATTTTTTAATTTAATAAAAAATGACTTTAATTTTCAAGAAGTTACCAAGCAAAACGAAAAATACTTAGTTTTACTTGATACAAAAATCAGTTATAGTTTTTCTGATGTACACACTCACCCATTTTTAGAATATTATTCCGAACCCAAACAAGAAATTGAAGAAAATATTAAAAATAACCTAAAAACATTGTTTTTAATTGGAACTTCTTGAAAAGATAATGAAGAAATTGTTTCTTATTTAGATAAGCAAAAAAATTTATTCGCATTAATAGGAATTCATCCAAATAATGTTCAAAAAGAAGACAATTATGAACAATTGGAAGAACTTTTACTAAAAAATTCCAATGTTGTAGGAATTGGAGAAGTTGGTTTAGATCTTTATTATGAAGAAAGCCCAAGCCTTGATCTACAAATTCAAAGTCTAATTAAACAAATAGAAATTGCTAAAAAATATGAAAAAACAGTTATGCTTCATATAAGAGAAAATGCGAATGAAAAAGATTTTTTCTTGTTTAAACAGATAAAGAAAATAATTACAAATTATCTAGATGTTAACTTTATTTTTCATAATTTTTCAGGTAATTTGGAAATATATAATGAATTTAATAAGTTTTCAAATGTCTTTTTTTCATTTTCAGGAGTGATTACTTATAAAAATAATAAAGAGGCTAGAAAAATTTTAGAAATTATGGATTTAGATAAATTATTATTAGAAACAGATGCTCCTTATTTATCTCCTGAACCTACAAGATCTCTTTGACCAAATCACAGTTATTGCATAAAGCCAAGCTATAATTTAATTTCCAGAATTAGACAAATCAGTTTGCTTACACTAACCTCTCAAATTAACAAAAATATAGAAAGAATTTTTAAAGTAAAACTTTATGAATAA